The following proteins come from a genomic window of Pararhodobacter sp.:
- a CDS encoding glycosyltransferase family 87 protein, whose product MRPEPDHIRAALLLTVWCVAAIALRWNAWMPDLSALLIASWLWEHGSRDLIYAMPPGFFGGAPAAWSPALDTLGIAGEQSYPYLYPPLWAALLAPVTQFASIQSLMNAALVLQVPLLAVSVLLAGRLAKPAQTSWTLWALWGVAVLSLSAPAFLALMHNQPSIFVGFVILWAFERLAAGRPAAFGALIAVAAAIKLSPAVFILAALMLRRGRAVVAFGVVGAGLAMVSIWLTGWPAHGAMLASLRAVSSQTLMIALNISLELGGGADVADPRSPARLRTDPCGAEPAGHRQRRRGGGAPGVARVHPPASPAPPGRAAGSVAGHRAAGALGLAALLCHAVADPARAGAVDATPRRDTAGRCDRDPHVDAALSGPCVDGAVPYALSGPGKRRLAGGASCDLVAPNGPNRATP is encoded by the coding sequence ATGCGGCCTGAACCGGATCACATTCGGGCGGCGCTGCTGCTGACGGTCTGGTGCGTTGCGGCCATTGCGCTGCGCTGGAATGCCTGGATGCCCGACCTCTCGGCGCTGCTGATCGCCAGTTGGCTCTGGGAGCACGGATCTCGCGATCTGATCTATGCCATGCCGCCCGGTTTCTTTGGCGGCGCACCTGCGGCCTGGTCACCCGCGCTGGACACCCTCGGGATTGCGGGCGAACAGAGCTATCCCTACCTCTATCCGCCGCTCTGGGCGGCGCTCCTCGCGCCCGTGACGCAGTTCGCCTCGATCCAGAGTTTGATGAATGCCGCGCTGGTGCTGCAAGTCCCGCTCCTGGCGGTATCGGTGCTGCTGGCCGGGCGGCTGGCCAAACCTGCACAAACAAGCTGGACGCTCTGGGCGCTCTGGGGCGTTGCCGTGCTGTCATTGTCCGCCCCGGCCTTTCTGGCGCTGATGCACAACCAGCCCTCCATATTTGTGGGCTTCGTGATCCTCTGGGCCTTCGAGCGACTGGCAGCCGGGCGTCCGGCGGCCTTCGGCGCGCTGATCGCCGTCGCGGCCGCCATCAAGCTCAGCCCGGCGGTGTTCATCCTGGCCGCGCTCATGCTGCGCCGCGGGCGCGCGGTCGTCGCCTTCGGGGTCGTCGGGGCGGGGCTGGCGATGGTCTCGATCTGGCTGACAGGATGGCCGGCGCATGGCGCGATGTTGGCCAGCCTTCGTGCCGTCTCCAGCCAGACGCTGATGATCGCGCTGAACATTTCCCTCGAACTCGGTGGTGGGGCAGATGTGGCTGACCCCCGATCTCCTGCCCGCCTCCGCACCGACCCCTGCGGCGCTGAGCCTGCTGGGCACCGGCAGCGCCGCAGGGGCGGCGGCGCTCCTGGTGTGGCGCGTGTCCACCCGCCCGCCAGCCCAGCGCCCCCTGGCCGCGCTGCTGGGTCTGTCGCTGGTCATCGGGCTGCTGGGGCCCTTGGGCTGGCTGCACTATTATGTCATGCCGTTGCTGATCCTGCCCGGGCTGGCGCGGTTGATGCCACGCCGCGCCGCGATACCGCTGGGCGCTGTGACCGTGATCCTCATGTCGATGCCGCTCTATCTGGGCCTTGCGTCGACGGCGCTGTTCCATACGCTTTATCCGGCCCTGGCAAGCGGCGCCTGGCTGGCGGTGCTTCTTGCGATCTTGTGGCCCCAAACGGCCCAAACCGTGCCACCCCGTGA
- a CDS encoding iron-containing alcohol dehydrogenase — translation MNTPFANWSYPTAIKFGVGRLAELADHCKATGITRPLLVTDRALARLPITAQALDVLEAGGLGRAVFAGVDSNPTDANLTEGIAAYRAGGHDGVVAFGGGSALDLGKLIALMAGQRADLSVWDLEDIDDWWTRADARAIAPVIAVPTTAGTGSEVGRAGVLTKAATHRKTIIFHPRLMPGVTICDPALTVGMPRFITAGTGMDALAHCLEAYCAPQFHPMSQGIALEGMRLVLDNLPTAYADPGNLAARGQMMAAAAMGAVAFQKGLGAIHAISHPVGAVYNTHHGTTNAVVMPMVLDFNRAAIEEKMDRAADYLGIAGGFDGFRDVVMELREAFDIPASLSEMGVEPSRLGELAEMALADPSCGGNPVPLTRDTLQELISACL, via the coding sequence ATGAACACTCCCTTTGCGAATTGGTCCTACCCCACCGCCATCAAATTCGGCGTCGGACGGCTGGCGGAATTGGCCGACCACTGCAAAGCCACCGGAATCACCCGGCCTTTGCTGGTCACCGACCGCGCGCTTGCCCGTCTGCCGATCACCGCGCAGGCGCTCGATGTGCTTGAGGCGGGCGGGCTGGGCCGCGCGGTTTTCGCGGGTGTTGACAGCAACCCGACCGACGCCAACCTGACCGAGGGCATCGCCGCCTATCGCGCCGGGGGGCATGACGGCGTGGTGGCCTTTGGCGGCGGCTCGGCGCTCGATCTGGGCAAGTTGATCGCGCTGATGGCCGGGCAGCGCGCCGACCTGTCGGTCTGGGACCTGGAGGATATCGACGACTGGTGGACCCGCGCCGATGCGCGCGCGATTGCCCCGGTGATCGCGGTGCCGACAACGGCGGGCACCGGGTCGGAGGTGGGCCGCGCCGGGGTGTTGACCAAGGCCGCGACGCACCGCAAGACGATCATCTTTCACCCGCGCCTGATGCCCGGCGTGACGATCTGCGACCCGGCGCTGACCGTGGGCATGCCGCGCTTCATCACCGCCGGAACCGGCATGGACGCGCTGGCACATTGCCTCGAGGCCTATTGCGCGCCGCAGTTTCACCCGATGTCGCAAGGCATCGCGCTGGAAGGAATGCGGCTGGTGCTGGACAACTTGCCGACGGCCTATGCCGACCCCGGCAATCTGGCGGCACGCGGGCAGATGATGGCCGCCGCCGCGATGGGGGCGGTGGCGTTCCAGAAAGGGCTGGGGGCCATTCACGCCATCAGCCACCCGGTCGGCGCGGTGTACAACACGCATCACGGGACGACCAATGCGGTGGTGATGCCGATGGTGCTGGATTTCAACCGCGCCGCAATCGAGGAAAAGATGGACCGCGCCGCAGATTATCTTGGCATCGCGGGCGGGTTCGACGGGTTCCGCGATGTGGTGATGGAGCTGCGCGAGGCCTTCGACATCCCCGCATCCCTGTCCGAGATGGGGGTCGAGCCGAGCCGGCTCGGCGAGCTGGCCGAGATGGCGCTTGCAGACCCGAGTTGCGGCGGAAACCCGGTGCCCTTGACGCGGGACACCCTGCAGGAGTTGATCAGCGCGTGCCTGTAG
- a CDS encoding glutamine synthetase family protein, with protein sequence MPGYMTLEALTKATTAGEIDTVIVAAIDMQGRLMGKRFHAANFIEHGWRETHCCNYLLTTDMEMNTVPGYASASWEKGYGDYIMRPDLNTLRRIPWAEGAALVLCDLLDPHTQQEVPQSPRAILKRQIARARDMGFEPMLATELEFYVFANAYSELHRDLIPVSTNNEDYAIFQTAREEPLMRALRNGLYGAGIPVECTKGEADAAQAEVNVRYADALTTADNHAIIKTATKEIAHGLGQSVTFMAKYDTDKAGSSSHVHQSLWTDGKPVFHDPADALGMSAVMKHYLAGQLAHAREITLFLAPYVNSYKRFCVGLFAPTKAVWSPDNRTAGFRVCGENSGGVRVECRIGGADLNPYLACAALLAAGLDGIEQQMTLEPMTTGDVYQARNAREIPLTLRDAAQAAAGSEWLRAALGDEVVEHYVHAAEWEIAETDRVVTDWDRRRGLERA encoded by the coding sequence ATGCCCGGATACATGACCCTTGAGGCCCTGACCAAGGCCACCACCGCGGGCGAGATCGACACCGTGATCGTGGCGGCCATCGACATGCAGGGCCGCTTGATGGGCAAACGCTTTCACGCGGCGAATTTTATCGAACACGGCTGGCGCGAGACGCATTGCTGCAACTACCTGTTGACCACCGACATGGAGATGAACACGGTTCCCGGCTATGCCTCGGCCAGTTGGGAAAAGGGCTATGGCGATTATATCATGCGCCCCGATCTGAACACGCTGCGCCGGATTCCCTGGGCCGAGGGCGCGGCGCTGGTGCTGTGCGACCTGCTGGACCCGCACACCCAGCAAGAGGTTCCGCAATCGCCCCGCGCGATCCTGAAACGGCAGATCGCCCGCGCCCGTGATATGGGCTTTGAGCCGATGCTGGCGACCGAGTTGGAGTTTTACGTTTTCGCCAACGCCTACAGCGAGCTGCACCGCGATCTGATCCCCGTCTCCACCAACAACGAGGATTACGCGATTTTCCAGACCGCCCGCGAGGAACCCCTGATGCGCGCCCTGCGCAACGGGTTGTATGGCGCCGGGATCCCGGTGGAATGCACCAAGGGCGAGGCCGATGCCGCGCAAGCCGAGGTCAACGTGCGCTACGCCGACGCGCTGACCACCGCCGACAATCACGCGATCATCAAGACCGCCACCAAGGAAATCGCCCACGGCCTTGGGCAATCGGTGACCTTCATGGCGAAATACGACACCGACAAGGCGGGCTCGTCGAGCCATGTGCATCAATCCTTGTGGACCGACGGCAAGCCCGTGTTTCACGACCCCGCCGACGCCCTGGGCATGTCCGCGGTGATGAAACACTACCTCGCCGGACAACTGGCCCATGCACGCGAGATCACGCTGTTTCTCGCCCCCTATGTGAACAGCTACAAACGGTTCTGCGTGGGTTTGTTCGCGCCGACCAAGGCCGTCTGGTCGCCGGACAACCGCACCGCCGGGTTCCGCGTGTGCGGCGAGAACTCGGGCGGCGTGCGCGTGGAATGCCGGATCGGCGGGGCTGACCTGAACCCCTATCTGGCCTGCGCGGCGCTGCTGGCGGCGGGGCTGGACGGCATCGAACAGCAGATGACCCTGGAGCCGATGACGACGGGCGATGTCTATCAGGCCCGAAACGCCCGCGAGATCCCGCTGACCCTGCGCGACGCGGCGCAGGCCGCCGCCGGGTCGGAGTGGTTGCGCGCCGCCCTTGGGGACGAGGTTGTCGAACATTACGTCCACGCCGCCGAATGGGAAATCGCCGAAACCGACCGTGTGGTCACCGATTGGGACCGCCGGCGCGGGTTGGAACGCGCCTGA
- a CDS encoding N-formylglutamate amidohydrolase, giving the protein MTDTPPNSRPLPRFPGHVETWRSDGQPGHDAQIPGLVLICEHASNALPEDWPELGGDLGLDAKTRASHAAYDIGALGLSRGLAARLAPACGGAVLVHAPLSRLVYDLNRPADHPNAMPKTSEFYDVPGNHALGTADRLARLDAIYLPFHATATAEISKLVTRGRRPVVIAIHSFTPTYFDQKRDVEFGILFDDDDDIALEILRAAEGCGLVTRLNEPYSAQSDVAHTTRVQAGPLRLRHSMLEIRNDLIADAPAQDAMAARLAPILAEALHRAGLLHP; this is encoded by the coding sequence ATGACCGACACGCCCCCCAACTCGCGCCCCTTGCCCCGGTTTCCGGGCCATGTCGAAACATGGCGCAGCGATGGCCAGCCCGGCCATGACGCGCAAATCCCCGGCCTTGTGCTGATCTGCGAACATGCCTCGAACGCCCTGCCCGAGGATTGGCCCGAGTTGGGCGGCGATCTGGGGCTGGACGCGAAAACCCGCGCCTCTCACGCCGCCTATGACATCGGCGCACTGGGCCTGTCGCGCGGTCTGGCGGCGCGGTTGGCCCCGGCATGTGGCGGTGCGGTACTGGTCCATGCGCCGCTGTCGCGGCTGGTCTATGACCTCAACCGCCCGGCGGACCACCCGAACGCCATGCCGAAAACCTCGGAATTCTACGATGTGCCCGGCAATCATGCGCTGGGCACCGCCGACCGCCTGGCCCGTCTCGACGCGATCTACCTGCCGTTTCACGCCACGGCGACGGCGGAAATCAGCAAACTTGTCACCCGTGGCCGCCGCCCGGTGGTGATCGCCATTCATTCCTTCACGCCCACCTATTTCGACCAGAAACGCGACGTGGAATTCGGCATCCTGTTTGATGACGATGACGACATCGCGCTTGAAATCCTGCGCGCGGCCGAGGGCTGCGGGCTGGTGACGCGCCTCAATGAACCCTATTCCGCGCAAAGCGACGTGGCGCATACGACGCGCGTGCAGGCCGGACCCCTGCGGCTGCGTCACTCCATGCTGGAAATCCGCAACGACCTGATCGCCGACGCCCCGGCGCAAGACGCGATGGCCGCCCGCCTCGCCCCGATCCTCGCCGAGGCCCTGCATCGTGCGGGGTTGCTGCACCCCTGA